A genome region from Anaerolineae bacterium includes the following:
- the mutL gene encoding DNA mismatch repair endonuclease MutL yields the protein MPIRILPQEVISRIAAGEVIERPASVVKELVENSIDAGALAISIEIRDGGLSLIRVADNGSGIPREDAPLLLERFATSKISSPEDLQAIRTLGFRGEALASIAAVSKVEILTRAKGEEVGTRIRAEDGVKTIETAASPQGTQVTVRNLFYNLPARRKFLKSHFREAELVRTTVIRYALSYPHIAFRFTVDGKERFLAPSARPLERIAQALGRDVASEMVGIDWEGGDIKVKGFISRPALGKSGRDWQFFFINGRPVRAGLLAVVLERPYTGKIAPGRRPVAVIWIEVNPSFVDVNIHPRKAEVRLAQERAVYYALGKAVEEALSAFPHREECAPVAWPFEGVSYLPAVKEVREEYFTPSFSILGQVDYTYILAWSSEGLMVVDQHAAHEQVLFEKILEGKERYPLEPPSYLELPLPEAELLEERLGILQELGLEAEPFGRGAFVIRAAPFPLSSTLLPELMEKIVEEIRETSRLSEEEVRERLALRMACLAAVKKGDILTAERMQEIVNEFFNSWSPSTCPHGRPAFFLLSREEIERRFLRGR from the coding sequence ATGCCCATAAGAATTCTTCCCCAAGAGGTAATATCCCGTATAGCTGCGGGGGAGGTCATTGAGAGGCCAGCTTCAGTGGTGAAGGAGCTGGTGGAGAATTCTATTGATGCTGGAGCTTTGGCCATAAGCATTGAAATAAGGGACGGGGGCCTCTCCCTCATTCGGGTTGCCGATAATGGCTCGGGGATACCGAGGGAGGATGCCCCTCTTCTGCTGGAAAGGTTTGCCACCAGTAAGATTTCCTCTCCGGAAGATCTCCAGGCCATCAGGACCCTGGGTTTCAGGGGGGAGGCTTTAGCCAGCATTGCTGCTGTATCCAAGGTTGAAATCCTCACCAGAGCAAAGGGTGAGGAGGTGGGGACGAGAATTAGAGCTGAAGACGGTGTTAAGACTATAGAGACAGCCGCCAGCCCTCAGGGAACCCAGGTCACTGTGCGGAATTTGTTCTACAATCTTCCAGCCAGAAGGAAATTCCTTAAATCCCATTTCCGTGAAGCTGAACTCGTCCGCACCACTGTTATCCGTTACGCTCTTTCTTATCCCCATATTGCTTTCAGGTTTACAGTTGACGGGAAAGAACGCTTTCTCGCCCCCAGCGCCAGGCCTCTGGAAAGGATAGCTCAGGCTCTAGGCAGGGATGTGGCTTCAGAGATGGTGGGGATAGACTGGGAAGGAGGGGATATCAAGGTGAAGGGTTTCATAAGCCGGCCTGCGCTGGGGAAGAGCGGACGGGATTGGCAGTTCTTCTTTATCAACGGTAGGCCTGTGAGAGCTGGGCTCCTGGCTGTAGTCCTGGAAAGACCTTACACTGGAAAGATTGCCCCCGGAAGAAGGCCTGTGGCCGTTATCTGGATTGAGGTGAACCCCAGCTTTGTGGATGTGAACATTCACCCCCGTAAGGCTGAAGTTCGCCTCGCCCAGGAAAGAGCCGTCTACTATGCTTTGGGTAAAGCTGTGGAAGAAGCTTTGAGCGCTTTCCCCCATAGGGAAGAATGTGCTCCAGTGGCATGGCCCTTTGAGGGGGTGTCTTACCTTCCGGCTGTGAAGGAGGTGAGGGAGGAATACTTCACCCCATCCTTTTCAATCCTTGGCCAAGTTGATTATACTTACATCCTGGCCTGGAGTTCAGAAGGGTTGATGGTGGTGGACCAGCATGCTGCCCATGAGCAGGTGCTCTTTGAAAAAATCCTGGAAGGGAAAGAGCGGTATCCCTTAGAGCCACCTTCGTATTTGGAGCTCCCTCTACCTGAGGCAGAACTTTTGGAAGAGCGCCTCGGGATTCTGCAGGAACTTGGCTTAGAAGCGGAGCCTTTTGGCAGAGGTGCTTTTGTTATCCGGGCAGCCCCTTTCCCATTATCATCGACTCTTTTACCAGAGCTTATGGAAAAAATCGTGGAAGAAATCCGGGAAACCAGTCGGCTTTCTGAAGAGGAGGTGCGGGAAAGATTGGCTTTGCGAATGGCTTGCCTGGCCGCTGTGAAGAAAGGCGATATACTTACTGCCGAAAGAATGCAGGAAATCGTTAATGAATTTTTCAACTCCTGGTCTCCATCCACCTGTCCCCACGGCCGGCCAGCTTTTTTCCTCCTGAGCCGGGAGGAAATAGAGCGAAGGTTCCTGCGAGGAAGATAG
- a CDS encoding B12-binding domain-containing radical SAM protein: protein MRVLFITRHADYIPFGLTHLSSILKREGHQVDLVIATHQDPIQAAKEFKPQIVGYTIYTGLHRYYLELNKAIKEALGGKVLSVFGGPHATFFPEVIEEEGVDGVCIGEGEEAMVDLANALEGGSDYLSIPNWWFKRDGEIIRNPLRPLLEDLDSLPFPDRELFYSKDAFSRESGLKHFISSRGCPYRCSYCYNQAFNEIYRGLGKIVRHRSVENVLEELRWVRSKYPLRFVVFLDDLFIWPLKWVEEFAEKYPRAIGLPFFCNVRPNLVSRELVRLLKEAGCHSVGMGVETGDEEVRRKLLNRDVSQEQILEAARLIKEAGLRLITTNMIGLPGGSLEIDFKTLELNIACRPDYANVFLYQPYPRTALGEYAREHGLLDGFYDDIGPSAWDHSIIKFSKGEKRQIENFSKLFALVVEWPFLKPLVRLLIRLPPNPLFRLVYKLWKGYTIKARIHPYPISPREFWQTVRHFLRMY, encoded by the coding sequence ATGAGGGTACTTTTTATTACAAGGCATGCCGATTATATTCCTTTTGGGCTTACGCATCTTTCCAGCATCCTTAAGAGAGAAGGACATCAGGTGGATCTGGTCATTGCTACTCATCAGGACCCCATCCAGGCGGCTAAGGAGTTTAAGCCGCAAATTGTGGGTTACACCATCTATACAGGCCTTCACCGCTATTACCTTGAACTCAACAAAGCCATAAAGGAGGCACTGGGTGGTAAAGTCCTCTCAGTTTTCGGGGGGCCCCATGCCACTTTCTTCCCCGAGGTGATTGAAGAGGAGGGCGTGGATGGAGTATGCATCGGGGAAGGGGAAGAGGCCATGGTGGATCTGGCCAATGCTCTGGAAGGAGGTTCAGATTACCTTTCAATTCCCAACTGGTGGTTCAAAAGGGATGGAGAGATAATCCGCAATCCCCTGAGGCCTCTGCTTGAAGATCTGGATTCTTTACCCTTTCCAGACCGCGAGCTTTTCTATTCCAAAGATGCTTTCAGTCGGGAGAGCGGGCTCAAGCATTTTATCTCCAGCCGTGGCTGTCCATACCGTTGTAGCTACTGTTACAATCAGGCTTTCAATGAGATATACCGCGGGCTGGGGAAAATCGTGCGGCACAGAAGTGTGGAAAACGTTCTGGAGGAACTCAGGTGGGTGAGAAGCAAATACCCCCTGCGGTTCGTGGTGTTCCTCGATGACCTTTTCATCTGGCCTCTGAAATGGGTGGAGGAATTTGCCGAGAAGTATCCGCGAGCGATAGGTTTACCCTTCTTCTGCAACGTGCGGCCGAACCTGGTGAGCAGGGAATTGGTGAGGCTTCTAAAGGAGGCCGGATGTCACAGCGTGGGAATGGGAGTGGAAACCGGCGATGAGGAGGTCAGGAGGAAACTCCTCAATAGAGATGTAAGCCAGGAACAAATTCTGGAAGCAGCTCGTCTTATCAAAGAAGCAGGTTTGAGGCTCATAACGACCAATATGATAGGACTTCCTGGTGGCTCTCTGGAGATAGACTTCAAGACTCTGGAGCTCAATATTGCCTGCCGGCCCGATTATGCCAACGTTTTCCTTTACCAGCCCTATCCCAGGACAGCCCTCGGGGAGTACGCGAGGGAACACGGCTTATTGGATGGTTTCTACGATGATATAGGACCGTCTGCCTGGGATCATTCCATAATCAAGTTTTCAAAAGGGGAAAAAAGGCAGATTGAGAACTTCTCTAAGCTTTTCGCCCTGGTGGTGGAGTGGCCTTTCCTGAAGCCGCTGGTGAGGTTACTTATCCGACTGCCGCCAAACCCTCTTTTCCGGCTTGTATACAAGCTCTGGAAGGGCTACACGATAAAGGCTAGGATTCATCCTTATCCAATCTCTCCAAGGGAGTTCTGGCAAACAGTCAGGCATTTCCTGAGGATGTATTGA
- the pbpC gene encoding penicillin-binding protein 1C produces MKGKKEREPYAFLLWALIVSFLVSSLFISVGAAGAVLVYAYVAPQLPPPEELAQRAVAFSSSKIYDREGRLLYEVIPPGGGRRTVVPLSSISPYLIMATVATEDARFFQHRGVDPLAILRALWQDIRAGKAVSGASTIPQQLVRNLLLPPEEKSQRTLKRKIKEAILAAEISRRYSKETILELYLNEIYYGNMAYGAEAAAQTYFGKSASELTLAEASFLAGLPQAPATYDPYTNFKAAKARQADVLRLMVEAGYITPEEAEKAYQEELKLVPPRFEMRAPHFVMYVRQLLEQRYGPEVLYRAGLRVYTTLDLLLQEMAQEIVKRQVEKIKERKVTNGALLAIKPQTGEILVMVGSADFYDEKISGQVNMALAPRQPGSAIKPITYLAAFEKGWTPATVIWDVPVEFPDGYKPTNYDNRFHGPVTVRVALGSSYNIPAVKALQFVGIPSFLEMARRLGITSFTRSDYGLSITLGGGEVSLLELTAAYAVIANGGRRVPPVAILRIEDAAGRVLEEYTPPPGDQVISPQHAYLITHILADNWARTPTFGPNSVLKLSRPAAVKTGTTDDWRDGWTIGYTPDLVVGVWVGNADNSPTKRVPGVRGAGPIWREFMEKALANVPPKDFHRPPGIVEAEICAKSGAKPSEYCPERRMELFVAGTEPNDPSKDFYQKVRIDRLTGKLATEYCPPHLVEERIYEVYPPEGEWWALQHNIPQPPKEYCPLHTFSPEVRIDYPLEGQTLQGLIEIRGTVKVPDFSHYIVEYGLGPDPARWTAIAGPVWVMVENGLLALWDSSLVENGFYTVRIVAFDRLGNFWEARVWLTVFNLVPTPTPTPTPEPTPVPASPTPAATPEH; encoded by the coding sequence ATGAAGGGGAAAAAAGAGCGAGAGCCGTACGCTTTCCTTTTGTGGGCTTTAATAGTTTCTTTCCTGGTTTCAAGCCTTTTCATTTCGGTGGGAGCCGCAGGGGCGGTTTTAGTTTACGCCTATGTTGCCCCGCAGCTTCCCCCACCGGAAGAGCTGGCCCAAAGAGCTGTGGCTTTCTCCAGTTCTAAGATTTACGATCGGGAAGGCCGCCTCCTCTACGAAGTAATCCCGCCAGGAGGAGGTAGGAGAACGGTAGTACCCCTGAGTTCTATATCCCCCTACCTTATAATGGCCACTGTCGCTACCGAAGATGCCCGCTTCTTCCAGCACAGGGGGGTCGACCCTCTCGCTATCCTGAGAGCTCTCTGGCAGGATATTAGGGCAGGTAAAGCAGTATCTGGAGCCAGCACGATACCTCAGCAACTTGTCCGGAACCTACTCCTCCCTCCTGAGGAGAAAAGCCAGCGAACTTTGAAACGCAAGATAAAAGAGGCAATTCTTGCGGCAGAAATATCCCGCCGCTATTCCAAGGAGACCATCCTGGAACTTTATCTGAATGAGATTTATTACGGCAACATGGCCTATGGGGCCGAAGCCGCTGCCCAAACTTACTTCGGAAAGAGCGCTTCTGAGCTCACCCTCGCCGAGGCCTCCTTCCTGGCCGGATTACCCCAAGCTCCGGCCACTTACGACCCCTACACTAACTTCAAAGCCGCCAAGGCCAGGCAGGCGGATGTCCTGCGGCTCATGGTTGAGGCGGGTTACATAACTCCGGAGGAAGCCGAGAAGGCTTATCAGGAGGAACTTAAATTAGTTCCACCGCGCTTTGAAATGAGAGCACCCCACTTTGTAATGTACGTCCGTCAGCTCCTGGAACAACGCTATGGACCAGAAGTGCTCTACAGAGCTGGCCTCAGGGTTTACACCACTCTTGACCTGCTCCTCCAGGAAATGGCCCAGGAAATCGTAAAGAGGCAGGTGGAAAAAATCAAAGAGAGAAAGGTGACCAATGGAGCTCTGCTGGCCATAAAGCCACAGACCGGGGAAATCCTGGTTATGGTAGGAAGCGCCGATTTCTACGACGAAAAAATCAGTGGGCAGGTTAACATGGCTTTAGCTCCCCGTCAGCCAGGCTCAGCCATAAAGCCTATCACTTATTTGGCCGCTTTTGAAAAAGGCTGGACCCCCGCTACGGTGATCTGGGATGTTCCAGTAGAGTTCCCCGATGGCTATAAGCCCACCAATTACGACAACCGCTTCCATGGTCCCGTTACGGTGAGGGTTGCCCTCGGAAGTTCCTACAATATACCCGCTGTAAAAGCTCTGCAGTTTGTTGGGATCCCTTCTTTCCTGGAGATGGCCCGACGCCTCGGTATTACTTCTTTCACCAGGTCCGATTACGGCCTTTCCATAACCCTCGGTGGGGGGGAAGTGAGCCTACTGGAACTCACCGCCGCCTACGCCGTTATAGCCAATGGTGGCAGGAGAGTCCCGCCGGTGGCCATCCTCCGGATAGAAGATGCTGCTGGTAGAGTTCTGGAGGAGTACACCCCACCACCCGGAGACCAGGTTATCTCCCCTCAACATGCTTACCTTATAACTCACATCCTGGCCGATAACTGGGCCAGGACCCCTACTTTCGGCCCTAACAGCGTGTTGAAGCTTTCAAGACCTGCTGCTGTCAAAACCGGCACAACAGACGACTGGCGTGATGGCTGGACTATAGGCTATACACCGGACCTGGTAGTAGGAGTGTGGGTGGGGAATGCCGATAATTCTCCAACCAAGAGGGTTCCGGGTGTGAGGGGAGCCGGCCCTATCTGGCGTGAATTTATGGAAAAAGCCCTTGCCAATGTTCCACCGAAGGATTTCCATCGCCCCCCAGGGATTGTGGAAGCAGAAATATGCGCTAAATCGGGGGCAAAGCCTTCTGAATATTGTCCCGAGAGAAGGATGGAACTTTTCGTAGCCGGGACAGAACCCAATGATCCGTCAAAAGATTTCTATCAGAAAGTTCGGATAGACAGGCTCACCGGAAAGCTCGCCACCGAATATTGCCCTCCCCATCTGGTGGAGGAACGCATCTATGAAGTTTACCCTCCAGAAGGGGAATGGTGGGCTCTGCAACACAACATACCTCAGCCTCCCAAGGAATACTGCCCCCTCCATACATTTTCACCCGAGGTCAGGATTGATTACCCCCTGGAAGGGCAAACACTCCAGGGCTTGATTGAGATCAGGGGTACGGTTAAGGTTCCGGATTTCTCCCACTACATAGTGGAGTATGGGCTTGGCCCTGACCCGGCGCGGTGGACGGCAATTGCTGGGCCGGTGTGGGTAATGGTAGAAAATGGCCTCCTGGCCCTATGGGATTCTTCGCTTGTGGAAAATGGATTTTACACTGTGAGGATTGTAGCCTTTGACCGTCTGGGCAATTTCTGGGAAGCCCGGGTGTGGCTTACGGTCTTCAATCTAGTACCCACCCCAACTCCAACCCCAACACCCGAGCCTACCCCAGTTCCTGCTTCTCCCACTCCTGCTGCGACCCCCGAACATTAA
- a CDS encoding MBL fold metallo-hydrolase — MLIVKSVGPVKAFKMGRDILPGRAFYFTSAYLVDGLLIDAGNPHQRGEFLKALENTPIHTLVNTHSHEDHIGANSLLEKRGIAIKAHREALPILRNPSLLGMTFYRRFFWGIPEPSEASPVGEKVETEKYSFLIIETPGHSPDHIALYEPSEGWLFSGDAYVGGKDLAYRKVYRPKLIMESLRKLASLEISYLFPGSGTVHQNGREKILAKLESLEELKERILELHQRGFPSSVIARKIVGHEPAITWLTFGDFSALNLVECFLRDFA, encoded by the coding sequence ATGCTTATAGTAAAATCGGTTGGGCCTGTAAAAGCCTTCAAAATGGGCAGAGATATACTGCCGGGTAGGGCTTTCTATTTTACTTCAGCCTATTTAGTGGATGGCCTCTTAATAGACGCCGGGAACCCCCACCAAAGGGGGGAATTTCTCAAAGCCCTGGAAAATACCCCCATCCATACCCTGGTAAACACCCACTCCCATGAAGATCACATCGGGGCCAATAGCCTCCTGGAGAAGCGGGGCATAGCGATAAAAGCTCACCGGGAAGCCTTGCCTATCCTCCGCAACCCTTCCCTGCTGGGAATGACCTTCTATCGCCGGTTCTTCTGGGGAATTCCAGAGCCATCGGAGGCTTCCCCGGTGGGTGAAAAGGTGGAAACGGAGAAGTATTCTTTCCTGATAATAGAAACTCCCGGCCACTCCCCGGACCATATAGCCCTTTATGAACCGTCGGAGGGGTGGCTTTTCAGCGGAGATGCTTACGTGGGCGGAAAAGACCTGGCTTATAGGAAAGTTTACAGACCCAAATTGATAATGGAATCTCTCAGGAAACTGGCCTCTTTGGAGATTAGCTACCTGTTTCCAGGAAGCGGGACCGTTCATCAGAATGGGCGGGAGAAAATTTTAGCAAAACTTGAGAGCCTTGAAGAACTAAAGGAGCGCATTCTGGAGTTGCACCAGCGGGGGTTCCCATCCAGTGTTATCGCCCGGAAAATCGTTGGGCATGAACCAGCTATCACGTGGCTAACCTTTGGGGATTTCAGCGCTCTCAATCTGGTGGAGTGCTTTTTGAGAGACTTCGCCTGA
- the uvsE gene encoding UV DNA damage repair endonuclease UvsE, translating into MRLGFPVKILGHPGLRPYDSRRWQNSPHLSVSLAYLRDIILYLERKGIKFYRLASELAPYVTHPGLPAFHHQIEECSRELEEFGRMARERGIRLSFHPSYVNLTSPHQETVERSLQRVAALARILDAMGLGPDAVVVIHAGGTYGDKASALDRLCRVLEKVPQEVRSRLSLENDDSLFSVRDLLWVHKRSGIPITFDHLHFLNHSDGMEENEALSLCLETWPESITPKVHFSSPRTAMKLMGEGGKKRAYPPHPSEHADFVDPFEFIAFCRMAMKAKNRNFDIMLEAKARDLALLELRENLKKFAPELEVE; encoded by the coding sequence TTGCGCCTGGGTTTCCCCGTCAAAATCCTGGGGCACCCTGGCCTCAGGCCCTATGATTCCCGCCGATGGCAGAACAGCCCTCACCTGAGCGTGAGCCTGGCTTACTTGCGGGATATAATCCTTTACCTTGAGCGCAAGGGGATAAAATTCTACAGGCTCGCTTCGGAACTCGCTCCCTATGTAACACATCCTGGCCTTCCGGCCTTCCACCATCAGATAGAGGAATGTTCCAGAGAACTGGAAGAATTTGGAAGAATGGCCCGGGAGAGAGGAATACGTCTTTCCTTCCACCCTTCCTATGTCAACTTGACCTCGCCCCACCAGGAAACAGTGGAACGCAGCCTCCAGCGTGTTGCCGCTTTAGCCAGGATCCTGGACGCGATGGGGCTGGGCCCCGACGCAGTCGTGGTTATCCATGCGGGAGGAACTTACGGAGATAAAGCCTCAGCCCTGGATCGCCTGTGCCGGGTTCTGGAAAAGGTGCCACAGGAGGTTCGCTCCCGTTTATCTCTGGAGAACGATGATTCCCTTTTCTCGGTCAGAGATCTCCTCTGGGTTCATAAGCGCTCAGGGATTCCCATAACTTTTGATCACCTTCACTTTCTCAACCATAGCGATGGTATGGAAGAGAACGAAGCCCTTAGCCTCTGCCTTGAAACATGGCCAGAAAGTATAACCCCCAAAGTTCACTTCAGCTCCCCCAGAACGGCCATGAAGCTGATGGGAGAGGGCGGGAAGAAGAGGGCTTACCCTCCGCACCCTTCCGAGCATGCCGATTTTGTGGACCCTTTTGAGTTCATCGCTTTCTGCCGTATGGCTATGAAGGCGAAAAACCGAAATTTTGATATAATGTTGGAAGCGAAAGCACGGGACCTGGCCCTTCTTGAGCTCAGGGAAAACCTGAAAAAATTTGCGCCAGAGTTAGAGGTGGAATAA
- a CDS encoding YbhB/YbcL family Raf kinase inhibitor-like protein, with the protein MKGKNLFLLIITAVLALSCRPATAPVSPPPFPTPTFTPALLSPIPTPTVPGMSLFSPAFTNGSLIPERYTCKGENISPPLGWTGVPAEAKSLVLICDDPDAPGGPFNHWLLYNIPPSTTNLPEGVPPLPSLPDGSFQGFNSFGKIGYDGPCPPPGSTHRYFFRLYALDKTLNIPPKARKAEILRAMEGHILAVAELMGRFSR; encoded by the coding sequence ATGAAAGGAAAAAACCTTTTTCTCCTGATAATAACCGCTGTTCTCGCCCTTTCCTGCCGACCAGCCACTGCTCCTGTATCCCCTCCTCCTTTTCCAACCCCAACTTTTACCCCTGCTTTGCTTTCCCCTATCCCCACCCCAACCGTGCCGGGTATGAGCCTTTTCAGCCCGGCTTTTACTAACGGGAGCCTTATACCCGAACGTTATACCTGTAAAGGTGAAAACATTTCACCACCCCTTGGGTGGACTGGAGTCCCAGCGGAGGCTAAGAGCCTGGTGCTCATATGCGATGATCCTGATGCCCCGGGAGGCCCCTTCAACCACTGGCTTCTCTACAACATCCCTCCCTCCACCACAAATTTGCCCGAAGGTGTTCCCCCACTCCCTTCCCTGCCAGATGGCTCCTTTCAAGGATTCAACAGCTTTGGGAAGATAGGCTATGATGGGCCGTGTCCTCCGCCAGGTTCCACGCACCGCTACTTTTTCAGACTTTATGCCCTGGATAAAACCCTGAACATCCCACCGAAAGCCCGTAAAGCTGAGATTTTAAGAGCCATGGAAGGTCACATCCTGGCCGTAGCCGAACTCATGGGCCGATTCTCCCGTTAG
- a CDS encoding geranylgeranyl reductase family protein, with protein MIYDVIVVGGGIAGASAAFFLKRQGTKVLVIEKEKLPRYKPCAGGVPRSVLQFFHLNFEPVIEREINGVRYSFRGKKEVDVPFPTSPVLMVMRDQFDWFVLEKSGAEVAEGVKVIGVYEDRDKVTVLAEKGYRWQARYLIGADGANSVVARALDFETGGPVGAALEAEIPADEKLLDFFNKAFFLFGVVNPGYIWVFPKKAVLSAGIGAMGKTRDNLKTTFLYWMARLGLPADKIPLRAHPLPVYLKDRRLHSSRTVLIGDAARMMDPLLGEGIRYGVKSAHLAVQAILKGDLPSYTRAVHRILAPNFKAARLWAWVFYRYPEISFELGVRNPFIIADFARMFEGKLSYRTMLARFPFYVAGLFRRF; from the coding sequence ATGATTTACGACGTAATTGTGGTAGGCGGGGGGATAGCAGGAGCATCGGCAGCTTTCTTCCTCAAAAGGCAAGGGACAAAGGTGCTCGTGATAGAAAAAGAAAAACTCCCTCGCTATAAACCGTGTGCCGGAGGTGTGCCCCGTTCAGTTCTACAGTTCTTCCACCTCAACTTTGAGCCGGTGATTGAAAGGGAAATTAACGGAGTCCGTTATTCTTTCCGGGGTAAGAAAGAGGTCGATGTACCCTTCCCCACCTCACCCGTCCTGATGGTGATGAGGGATCAGTTTGACTGGTTTGTCCTGGAGAAATCCGGGGCAGAGGTGGCCGAAGGGGTAAAAGTCATCGGAGTTTATGAAGATAGAGACAAAGTCACCGTGTTAGCCGAAAAAGGATACAGGTGGCAGGCCCGTTACCTTATCGGAGCCGATGGAGCTAATTCGGTGGTAGCCCGAGCCCTTGATTTTGAAACTGGTGGCCCTGTGGGAGCGGCCCTCGAGGCTGAAATCCCGGCTGACGAAAAGCTTCTGGATTTCTTTAATAAAGCTTTCTTTCTCTTTGGAGTCGTAAACCCGGGGTATATATGGGTTTTTCCTAAAAAAGCTGTCCTTTCTGCGGGCATTGGGGCTATGGGCAAGACCCGCGATAACCTTAAGACCACTTTTCTCTACTGGATGGCTCGCCTGGGCCTTCCCGCGGATAAGATTCCGTTGAGGGCTCACCCCTTGCCTGTTTACCTAAAGGACCGCAGGCTTCACTCCTCGCGAACGGTTCTAATTGGCGACGCTGCCAGAATGATGGACCCACTTCTCGGAGAAGGCATAAGGTATGGGGTGAAGAGCGCACACCTTGCCGTTCAGGCCATCCTCAAAGGCGACCTGCCCTCTTACACCAGGGCAGTTCACAGGATTTTAGCCCCTAACTTCAAAGCAGCTCGCCTCTGGGCTTGGGTCTTCTACCGCTATCCCGAAATCAGTTTTGAACTGGGGGTCCGTAACCCCTTTATCATTGCAGATTTTGCCCGGATGTTTGAGGGCAAACTTTCCTACAGGACCATGCTGGCTCGCTTCCCCTTTTACGTTGCTGGCCTTTTCCGGAGATTTTAA
- a CDS encoding MBL fold metallo-hydrolase, with translation MKVSCVVDDSVLPGARLLNQHGLSFLIEHNERYILFDTGPNGKVILQNLARLEIEPESLSAIVLSHAHIDHTGGLAAILERTPDTPVYAHPDIFIPRFSLREERLKDVSFPISWAAAMLKLRLILRKDPVEVSPGIWTSGDISPRTEPEGRSERHFARIEGRLVPDPYRDDIALILDLGNKLAVVCGCCHAGILNTLNVVKERFRKPVEAIFGGLHLEDADELTILRTGETLKDWGVLRLYINHCTGARALTILREILGDGVVPFPAGSSITL, from the coding sequence GTGAAAGTAAGCTGCGTGGTGGATGATTCTGTACTTCCTGGTGCAAGGCTTTTGAACCAGCATGGCCTCTCGTTTCTAATTGAGCACAATGAACGTTATATCCTCTTTGACACGGGCCCCAATGGTAAAGTGATCCTTCAGAACCTGGCGCGCCTGGAAATTGAGCCCGAGAGCCTTTCAGCTATAGTTCTAAGCCACGCTCACATTGACCATACAGGAGGATTGGCTGCCATCCTGGAACGCACACCAGATACTCCTGTGTATGCTCATCCCGATATCTTCATCCCCCGCTTCTCCCTCCGGGAAGAAAGGCTTAAAGATGTAAGTTTCCCCATAAGCTGGGCCGCAGCCATGTTGAAGCTCAGGCTTATCCTGAGAAAAGACCCTGTGGAAGTGAGCCCTGGTATCTGGACCTCGGGGGATATAAGCCCAAGGACAGAGCCAGAGGGGCGCAGTGAACGCCATTTTGCCCGAATTGAAGGACGCCTTGTCCCTGACCCTTACCGGGATGATATCGCCCTCATACTGGATTTGGGAAATAAATTAGCCGTAGTATGCGGATGCTGCCATGCGGGAATCCTCAACACCCTGAACGTCGTAAAAGAAAGATTCCGAAAACCCGTGGAAGCCATCTTCGGAGGCCTTCATTTAGAGGATGCTGATGAGCTCACCATACTTAGGACGGGGGAGACCCTTAAGGACTGGGGTGTATTAAGGCTTTACATCAACCATTGCACTGGTGCCAGGGCCCTTACTATTTTGAGGGAGATTTTAGGGGATGGTGTTGTGCCTTTCCCCGCCGGCTCTTCCATAACCTTGTAA